CGCCACGGAAAGTTGGCGGCTCCCTTGTGAAAACCGAGGAACCGGTCCGCATGCATCGGCCGCTCCTCCAGCTTGGTCACAATTTGTTGCGTCAGTGCGGGATCAATCGCATGATCGGGCAGGTCGAGGTGTTGACTGCGCGCAAGTATTTCGACGGCCAAAGGAATATTTTCAGGCTGGTCCAACCAATGTGCGGCCTTATAGACGGCGCGGATCATCGCATGGCAACGAGAGGGGTTCTGGGTGACCCAATCACGTCGTGCGCCCAAGACTTTTTCGGGAGCGAATTCCCATATGCTCGATCCCGGCAATACCAGAATAGCATTGCTTTGTTGCACAGCCACCGATCCCCAAGGCTCTCCCACGCAAAACATATCCAGCGCTCCGTTGCGCACAGCTTGCGCCATCTGTGGGGGTGGAACCGTCACAATCTCAACCTGGTCAGGGTCTATTGGGGACTGCGACAACCAGGTCTCCAGCAACATACGGTGCATGGAGAACGGAAAGGGCACACCAATGCGCAACCGTCTTGGTGCAGCCTCAAAAAGCGCTGTTGAAGTTGATTGCGGATCGCAAAAGCTGTTGCGCCACCCGGTGTCGCGCATTTTCCGATCCAATTCGGCTGAAACGCCGATGACGGTACCGTTGACCGATAAAACCATGAGAGCATCAATGTGCGAGGGCATGCCTCCCAATCCCAGGGACATAGCAACCGGCATAGGCGACAGTATATGCGCAAATTCAATTTCTCCAAAGGCAAGCATGTCGCGCAACGCAGACCATGATGGCTGTTTCGCCAATGTCAGGTCGATGCCTTCTTGCGCTGCAAAACTTAACTCCTTGGCGATAATCAGCGGCGCGCAGTCCACAAGTGGGAGGTAACCACAATGAATCCGTGTTGTATTCATTGCAAAAGTTCCGCCGCCGTCACCAATGCCGCTGCGACATCAATCACCTTTCGCCCCTGATCCATCGCCGTTTTGCGCAGAAGGTTATAGGCTTCTTCTTCCGGGATCTCGCGCGCCCGCATCAAAAGGCCTTTTGCGCGATCAATCGTTTTGCGATCCAACAAAGCCTGCTTGGCGGCATCGAGTTCAGACTGCATCTTTGCGATCATCCTGAAACGAGCAATCGCGGTCTCCAGAACTGGCTTGATCCGATCTTTGCGCAGGCCATTTACCACATAGGCGCTCAATCCCGCAGAAATAGCCGCCTGTGTCATGAGCGCGTCGGTCTGATCCACAAACATCGCAACCGGGCGTGTGCGCGCGTTGGAAACGAGGCTCAGGTGTTCCAGCGTATCGCGATCCGGGTTTGCGAGGTCGATGAGAATAATGTCGGGGTCTTGCTGCGTAAGTGTGCTCTCAAGCGCATCGGCTGACCCAATAACCGTTACATCATGCCAACCGCCGTCGTTCAGCGCATCGATGATCTCAAGCGCTTTTGATTGATCAAGTTCGACCACGAGTATTTTCAAGTCTCTGTGCACGTCGCGTGCCTAGCTGTATCGGCCAAAAAAGTGCCATAGACGTGCCCCTGTTTTGCAGTCGTATGCGATGCGTGCCTTTGGAATTTGCGGTCTGAAAGAAGCTTGCCCAAAGAATACGCACTCTGCAAAAATCTGCTGCACTGCCAGGCTAAGCCACTGTTTGTGGCGCATCACGCTCAGCGCGACTGGGGTGCAACCGGATGTCCTTGCCCTGTCGGGTCACTCACAGCGCTCCGGTGCGAAGCCTGTGTCTCATGAAGACAGATCGTTCTACCCCGGTTTGATCCACATTTTATGGTCCACACTGGTTCCAGACAGGCACCGTTGTCGCGTTAAATCATGGCTTTACAAGGTCGACCCAACCAAGATGACCTTACTTTTTGAACCCTGTGACGCCCATCTATTCTTGCGAGACACTCCGAATTTGCAAGACTTGCGCCTCGAAATCCAGACCGTGTCTTTGCGTCACCTGATCGATGTTCCAGCAACACAGAAGCCGCGCGTATCTGGAGACCAGAAAGAGTTCTTCTCGCCTCTGCAGTTGTACCAACGCTCTGCCACAGAAGTACTTGCACGCCGTTTTTTCGGCACGAACCATCGACGATGCTTTGCAAACTGGATTCTGATCTGAGAGCCCAGCTTTTGGCCGTGGCATTGGAAAAACGGCTTTAAAACTCGGAAGCTCCTGCGGAAACATCGTTTCAGTAGTCCGCGAGTTTAGCGGTCCAATGGGCGCCGCAGAGCCGGATGCGACAGTGCAAATATTCGAACTATCGTAACGGGGACCGGACTGCGTCAGACGCTGTATCGCTGGACGGGTCTGGAACTTGCGCTCGAGACGCGCATGGAGTCTATGATCGAACTCTCGGCCCCGTTATTCCGTGATAACAATAGATCCGATCAAGCCAAAATCCGATAAATGATTTCGAAATTCCGGTTGCAACATGCATTTAAGAGCGGGCATCGTCATCGGCGACAAAAAAACTCGAATTCCAATCCGCCAAGCTTGCATGTCGCTATGCTTCTGACAGATCATGTTCAAATCGAGCGTCCATGACTTGAAACGCATCACGCCACGAACGCAAAGCGTCCGCAGTGTTTCAAATCGAGTAACTTGGCAATTTTCCAAATGCATCTTTCAACGCATCCCCCCAATTGGCAGAAATGCTTTGGTATATTTCGTCGGATGCCTCGATCCGCTTTTTGCGATCTGAGTTAAAGGACTCATTTTCATAAATCTCGACATCGAACGGCAAACCAACACCGAGGTTGGCTTTTACAGTTGAATCAAAAGAGACAATCAACAGCTTGAGCGCTTCCTCAAAGCTCAAATCCGGATCATAGGCGCGTACAAGAATCGGCTTGCCGTACTTTGTTTCGCCAATCTGAAAAAAGGGCGTATCCTCGGTCAGCTCAATGAAATTCCCTTCGGGATAAATCAGAAAAATAGTGGATTGACCGCCCAGTATCTGCCCGCCGACGATAATGGAGGCACGAAACTGGTCTGCGGAGGACTGACCAGAAGGATCGCTGGAGGCAATAACCTCCTTGAGGGTCGTACCGACAAGCCGTGCGACCTGAAACATCGTGGCTTCGCGCAGGATGCTGGGGTCTCTGTCTTCCGCAGATTTCGAACGTTCTTCCAGCAGGCTGATCAGAGATTGGGTCGTTGCAAGATTACCTGCCGTCATGACGGTGATCCGTCGCTCACCCGGCACCGTCCAGGTGAACATTTTCCGGCTGACCGAAAAATTATCCACGCCCGCGCTGGTTCGAGTGTCCGACATGAACAACAGACCCTTGTTGATCCGCATGCCAACGCAATATGTCATTCAATTTCGCCTTATGACTCG
This genomic interval from Paracoccaceae bacterium contains the following:
- a CDS encoding CmpA/NrtA family ABC transporter substrate-binding protein; protein product: MNTTRIHCGYLPLVDCAPLIIAKELSFAAQEGIDLTLAKQPSWSALRDMLAFGEIEFAHILSPMPVAMSLGLGGMPSHIDALMVLSVNGTVIGVSAELDRKMRDTGWRNSFCDPQSTSTALFEAAPRRLRIGVPFPFSMHRMLLETWLSQSPIDPDQVEIVTVPPPQMAQAVRNGALDMFCVGEPWGSVAVQQSNAILVLPGSSIWEFAPEKVLGARRDWVTQNPSRCHAMIRAVYKAAHWLDQPENIPLAVEILARSQHLDLPDHAIDPALTQQIVTKLEERPMHADRFLGFHKGAANFPWRSQAAWIADVLAGWHDLDRDHARSAARDCFRTDIYREALTLIGVDMPGASEKVEGSMSVPTAVASSKGEMILGPDRFFNGAVFDFGGSKQPK
- a CDS encoding ANTAR domain-containing protein, which translates into the protein MHRDLKILVVELDQSKALEIIDALNDGGWHDVTVIGSADALESTLTQQDPDIILIDLANPDRDTLEHLSLVSNARTRPVAMFVDQTDALMTQAAISAGLSAYVVNGLRKDRIKPVLETAIARFRMIAKMQSELDAAKQALLDRKTIDRAKGLLMRAREIPEEEAYNLLRKTAMDQGRKVIDVAAALVTAAELLQ
- a CDS encoding peptidase; the encoded protein is MTYCVGMRINKGLLFMSDTRTSAGVDNFSVSRKMFTWTVPGERRITVMTAGNLATTQSLISLLEERSKSAEDRDPSILREATMFQVARLVGTTLKEVIASSDPSGQSSADQFRASIIVGGQILGGQSTIFLIYPEGNFIELTEDTPFFQIGETKYGKPILVRAYDPDLSFEEALKLLIVSFDSTVKANLGVGLPFDVEIYENESFNSDRKKRIEASDEIYQSISANWGDALKDAFGKLPSYSI